Proteins encoded in a region of the Clostridium butyricum genome:
- a CDS encoding LTA synthase family protein, with protein sequence MQKDNMIRLIFFLLPVISIVLKGIVFQGFVTSDNPYSFSFSSGYSAVSIVSMEYYIAFALLFVSFSLLFKGKGRIIYVFVLDIIVTALFIIDVWYYRGFNTVPSVFLLTQTSNLDNLSDSIKSMVSSLDWLFILDFVIIGAYAYGFRKYFNKECKRAVKGFLCTFVLPFIFIAYVPFNIYILKNPYVKNAYIIAGTDPTYTHRYLSTIGYHLHDAVTVYYNTRPYELTEQDKSEMNNYFEFKNENLPDNEYFASAKGKNLIYVQVESLEDFVINQEINGQEITPNLNKLVEKSIYFPNIFEQVNEGTSADCDFIANTSLLPVRRGATFFRYPLNNYNSMPKILEKNGYTTRVIHPDKGSFWNYEIALSGGIGFQEFTDYYSFNHEESIGMGISDKSYFTQVIPMIKEMQNPFYAMTITLTSHAPFNIPEEYRELNLESELNDNKLGGYIESVHYTDKQIGMFMDLLDEEGILENSIVVFMGDHTGIHKYYNDDIAQLSNQEEWFQDNGGRRVPVIIYDPSQNVKAKTFETFGGQIDMMPTILYLLGIPSDEYDQTCIGRNLLNTEKSFAVINNGSIKGEENLTEEEKAIVSKSLDISDKIIRSNYNPYLEE encoded by the coding sequence ATGCAGAAAGATAATATGATAAGATTAATTTTCTTTTTACTTCCTGTAATATCTATTGTATTGAAGGGAATTGTATTTCAGGGATTTGTAACAAGCGATAATCCATATTCTTTTAGTTTTTCATCAGGATATTCTGCTGTATCCATAGTTTCTATGGAATATTATATAGCTTTTGCATTACTATTTGTAAGTTTTTCTCTTTTGTTTAAAGGAAAAGGGAGAATAATTTATGTTTTTGTACTAGATATAATAGTAACTGCTTTATTTATTATCGATGTATGGTATTACAGAGGGTTTAATACAGTACCTTCAGTTTTTCTTTTAACTCAAACATCAAATCTTGACAACCTGTCAGATAGTATAAAATCAATGGTAAGTTCACTTGATTGGCTGTTTATTTTAGACTTTGTAATTATAGGAGCTTATGCATATGGATTTAGAAAATATTTTAATAAAGAGTGTAAAAGAGCTGTAAAAGGTTTTTTGTGTACGTTTGTACTTCCTTTTATATTTATAGCGTATGTGCCATTTAACATTTACATATTAAAAAATCCGTATGTAAAAAATGCATATATAATCGCAGGAACTGACCCAACATATACACATAGATATCTATCAACAATAGGGTATCATCTACATGATGCGGTTACTGTATACTATAATACAAGGCCATATGAACTTACAGAGCAAGATAAATCTGAAATGAACAATTATTTTGAATTTAAAAATGAAAATCTTCCAGATAATGAGTATTTTGCATCTGCAAAAGGAAAAAATCTAATCTATGTTCAAGTTGAATCATTAGAGGATTTTGTTATAAATCAGGAAATAAATGGACAAGAAATAACTCCTAATTTAAATAAGTTAGTAGAGAAATCAATATATTTCCCTAATATATTTGAACAGGTTAATGAAGGTACAAGTGCAGATTGTGATTTTATAGCAAATACATCACTTTTACCAGTAAGAAGAGGCGCAACATTCTTTAGGTATCCTTTAAATAATTATAATTCAATGCCTAAAATCTTAGAAAAAAATGGATATACAACAAGAGTAATTCATCCAGATAAAGGATCTTTCTGGAATTATGAAATCGCTTTAAGTGGCGGAATAGGATTCCAGGAGTTTACAGATTATTATTCATTTAATCATGAAGAATCAATAGGAATGGGTATAAGCGACAAAAGCTATTTTACTCAGGTTATTCCTATGATAAAGGAAATGCAGAATCCATTTTATGCTATGACAATAACATTAACAAGTCATGCACCATTTAATATTCCTGAAGAATATAGAGAACTTAATCTTGAGTCAGAATTGAATGACAACAAACTTGGTGGTTATATAGAAAGTGTGCATTATACTGATAAACAAATCGGAATGTTCATGGATTTACTTGATGAAGAAGGAATACTTGAAAATAGTATAGTTGTATTCATGGGAGATCATACAGGAATTCATAAATATTACAACGATGATATTGCACAGCTTTCAAATCAAGAGGAATGGTTCCAGGATAATGGAGGAAGAAGGGTTCCTGTTATTATTTACGATCCTTCACAAAATGTAAAGGCAAAAACATTTGAAACTTTTGGTGGACAGATTGATATGATGCCAACAATACTGTATCTTTTAGGAATTCCATCTGACGAATATGATCAAACTTGTATTGGAAGAAATCTTTTAAATACAGAAAAATCATTTGCAGTAATAAATAATGGAAGTATAAAAGGAGAAGAAAATCTTACGGAGGAAGAAAAAGCCATAGTATCAAAATCACTTGATATATCTGATAAGATTATTCGTTCTAATTATAATCCATATTTAGAAGAATAA
- a CDS encoding aldo/keto reductase produces the protein MKFRKCGNSGLKLPVISLGLWHNFGAGDVYSNSEAVFKKAFECGISYFDLANNYGRPHDGSAEETMGKILNKNFTSNDRDNMIIATKAGYDMYDGGPYNDGGSKKYLISSINQSLKRMNLEYVDIFYHHRFDPETPLEETMSALDLIVKQGKALYIGISNYNPEQTEKACVILKELGTPCIVNQLPYSMFNREIEGSQLETHKQTGIGTVVFSPLAQGLLSDKYIHGIPENSRIGRHSLYLHENDVTKEKIDKIIKLNDLAAERGQTLAQMALAWNLRDDVTSVIIGASSTKQVEDNVKAIENLNFSSQELNTIENILKY, from the coding sequence ATGAAATTTAGAAAATGTGGAAATAGTGGTCTTAAACTACCAGTAATATCTTTAGGTTTATGGCATAACTTTGGTGCAGGAGATGTGTATTCAAACAGTGAAGCTGTATTCAAAAAAGCTTTTGAGTGTGGAATCTCATACTTTGATCTTGCAAATAATTATGGTAGACCACACGATGGGTCAGCAGAAGAAACCATGGGAAAAATTCTAAATAAAAATTTCACATCAAATGATAGAGACAATATGATTATTGCAACAAAGGCAGGATATGACATGTATGATGGTGGTCCTTACAATGATGGCGGATCAAAAAAATATCTTATTTCAAGCATAAATCAAAGTCTTAAAAGAATGAACCTTGAATATGTTGATATTTTCTATCATCACAGATTCGATCCTGAAACTCCTCTTGAAGAAACAATGTCTGCACTGGACTTGATTGTTAAACAGGGAAAAGCTTTATATATTGGTATATCAAATTACAATCCTGAACAAACAGAAAAAGCGTGCGTTATTTTAAAAGAGCTTGGAACTCCATGTATAGTAAATCAACTTCCTTATTCTATGTTTAACAGGGAAATTGAAGGTTCTCAATTAGAAACTCATAAACAAACAGGAATTGGTACTGTAGTATTTAGTCCTCTGGCTCAAGGACTTTTAAGTGATAAGTACATACATGGCATACCAGAAAATTCAAGAATAGGACGTCATAGTTTATATCTTCATGAAAATGATGTTACAAAAGAAAAAATAGATAAAATCATAAAACTTAATGATCTTGCAGCAGAAAGAGGACAAACTCTTGCTCAAATGGCACTTGCGTGGAATCTACGTGATGATGTAACCTCAGTTATAATAGGGGCAAGCAGTACAAAACAAGTTGAAGATAATGTAAAAGCAATTGAAAATCTTAATTTCTCTTCTCAAGAACTAAATACTATTGAAAATATATTAAAATATTAA
- a CDS encoding Cof-type HAD-IIB family hydrolase encodes MNNKVIFLDVDGTLCNDEGFVPESAKEAVRSARKNGHKVYLCTGRSKAEIYDFIMEIGFDGVIGAGGGYLQIEDNMVYHKRVSHSNVRHLVDFFNKHNVNFYIESNGGLYASENLIPQLERCIYGDIDNDIEARERKEKNPHHFIEGLITGEDLYRDDVNKACFLEPDGITFEEIKKEFENEFEVYRCTVEAFGENSGELGVPGVHKATAIDILLKCINARIEDTIALGDGMNDAEMLKFCNVGIAMGNAKEGLKKIADEITDTHDEGGIYRSFIKHGLI; translated from the coding sequence ATGAATAATAAGGTGATTTTTTTAGATGTAGATGGGACTTTATGTAATGATGAAGGTTTTGTTCCTGAATCAGCAAAAGAAGCAGTTAGATCTGCAAGAAAAAATGGACATAAGGTTTATTTATGTACAGGACGTTCAAAAGCTGAAATTTATGATTTTATAATGGAAATAGGCTTTGATGGTGTTATTGGTGCTGGTGGAGGTTACCTTCAAATAGAAGATAACATGGTTTACCATAAAAGAGTTTCTCATAGTAATGTAAGACATTTAGTAGATTTTTTTAATAAACACAATGTGAATTTTTATATTGAGTCTAATGGTGGTTTATATGCAAGCGAAAATCTTATTCCACAACTTGAAAGATGCATTTATGGTGATATAGATAATGATATTGAGGCTAGAGAAAGAAAAGAAAAGAATCCACATCACTTTATTGAAGGCCTTATTACGGGAGAAGATTTATACAGAGATGATGTGAACAAAGCGTGTTTTCTTGAACCAGATGGAATTACATTTGAAGAAATAAAGAAAGAATTTGAAAATGAATTTGAAGTTTACAGATGTACAGTTGAAGCATTTGGTGAAAATAGTGGTGAACTTGGTGTTCCAGGTGTTCATAAAGCAACAGCAATAGATATTTTACTAAAGTGCATAAATGCTAGAATAGAAGATACTATAGCACTAGGAGATGGTATGAATGATGCTGAAATGCTTAAGTTTTGTAATGTAGGAATTGCTATGGGAAATGCAAAAGAAGGTCTGAAGAAAATTGCAGATGAGATTACAGATACTCATGATGAGGGTGGAATTTATAGAAGCTTTATAAAACATGGGCTGATTTAA
- a CDS encoding HNH endonuclease, which produces MTEIKVLKKNGSELTCKIDTSDLNRVKEFGPWFAEWHKDFNNYLVQTLVKTNVNGKVKYIKRSIQTVVLDVNPQAPIKHLNGDTLDNRKSNLELYNRTLKNDCEKVDHETMAVILRDKFGNPKHKALISMSDVNRVVRDGYNWVVYYKGSEMMVVANTKDGRIRLDEYLMKPEEGAKIHHINLNPLDNRRDNLEIKED; this is translated from the coding sequence ATGACTGAAATAAAGGTCTTAAAGAAAAACGGAAGTGAACTAACTTGCAAAATAGATACTTCAGACTTAAATAGAGTTAAAGAATTCGGACCTTGGTTTGCAGAATGGCACAAAGATTTTAACAATTACCTTGTTCAAACATTAGTTAAAACTAATGTTAACGGTAAAGTTAAATACATAAAAAGAAGCATTCAGACTGTAGTACTTGATGTTAACCCACAGGCTCCAATAAAACATTTAAATGGAGATACATTAGATAACAGAAAATCTAACCTTGAATTATATAACAGAACTCTTAAAAATGACTGTGAAAAAGTAGATCATGAAACTATGGCTGTTATTCTAAGAGATAAATTTGGTAACCCAAAACATAAAGCATTAATTTCAATGTCTGATGTAAATAGAGTTGTAAGAGACGGATACAACTGGGTTGTATACTATAAAGGTTCTGAAATGATGGTAGTTGCTAACACTAAAGATGGAAGAATACGTCTTGATGAATACCTAATGAAACCTGAAGAAGGTGCAAAAATTCATCATATTAACTTAAATCCATTAGATAATAGAAGAGATAATTTAGAAATTAAAGAAGATTAA
- a CDS encoding tetratricopeptide repeat-containing diguanylate cyclase, with protein sequence MKINSKNNKIDEVLLITSETIKSDLYDHNKKSRNRELYDYISKDEINKMIIEFQNHNRLNKAYLLKACVNIADNEYDEAKDNLNKSLRSVNPFTSIKLKTYAGTFLSKIYLANDDFFKASEVVRYCLANINSKNYNKYYKEIWMLMDTISDKESGQSKIILWGTDILESHKNLSNEAKLYFILELKELYIKHGNYAKASEYAIKGCYLAYDLNDNYCLSRCMINLGRILREIENRDRAVELIKDALELPIEDKSHEAYRDVYAYINLGEIYLESGNYEEAKKTVENISSYKVYFDEEEFRNIEIRRILILADKNFYENNLDEGKKLLDKADELIKENKNNISSDVYLNYNSLHGTYLEQTTNYKEAIELYNEILQWCVDKNDIYNQRKIMKKIMNVAINSKDYKLEEEYILKLAGLINNTEDIIYSDYSYYVLETVKSEVSIEREKHKNKFIFKVLSLTLVSSLIIFLISYTKIKKLRVQNQKDGLTKSYNRFYFNELYESFIREDTNFSIMMIDIDNFKSLNDTYGHQFGDTVLINVCNTISKIIDKDSKLCRYGGEEFVVVSSNKSRQELEEISEKIRVEVEKIAFQQNVKVTLSIGVAMSCDNKEDTLNVADKNLYIAKTTGKNKVVFEH encoded by the coding sequence ATGAAAATAAACTCAAAAAATAATAAGATTGATGAAGTTTTACTTATAACCTCAGAAACCATTAAAAGTGATTTATATGATCATAACAAGAAAAGTAGAAATAGAGAATTATATGATTACATAAGCAAAGATGAGATAAATAAAATGATCATTGAATTTCAAAATCATAATAGATTGAATAAGGCATATCTGTTAAAAGCGTGTGTAAATATAGCTGATAATGAATATGATGAAGCAAAAGATAATCTTAATAAATCATTAAGAAGTGTTAATCCCTTTACAAGTATAAAATTAAAAACTTATGCAGGTACATTTCTTTCTAAAATATATTTAGCTAATGACGATTTCTTTAAAGCATCAGAGGTTGTAAGATATTGTTTGGCTAATATAAACAGCAAAAATTATAATAAGTATTATAAAGAAATATGGATGCTTATGGATACAATATCAGATAAAGAGTCAGGACAAAGTAAAATAATTTTATGGGGTACAGATATTTTGGAAAGCCATAAGAATTTATCAAATGAAGCCAAATTGTATTTTATTTTAGAGCTTAAAGAACTATATATAAAACATGGAAATTATGCAAAAGCATCTGAATATGCAATAAAAGGATGTTATTTAGCTTATGATTTAAATGATAATTACTGTCTTTCAAGATGTATGATTAATCTTGGACGTATATTAAGAGAAATTGAAAATAGAGATAGAGCAGTTGAATTAATAAAAGATGCTCTAGAACTGCCAATAGAAGATAAAAGTCATGAGGCATATAGAGATGTTTATGCGTACATAAATTTAGGTGAAATATATTTAGAAAGTGGAAATTATGAAGAAGCAAAAAAGACTGTAGAAAATATATCTTCATATAAAGTATACTTTGATGAAGAAGAATTTAGAAATATAGAAATAAGAAGAATTTTAATACTAGCAGATAAAAATTTTTATGAAAATAATCTTGATGAAGGTAAGAAATTATTAGATAAGGCTGATGAATTAATAAAAGAGAATAAAAATAATATCAGTAGTGATGTTTATTTAAATTATAATTCATTACATGGAACTTACTTGGAACAGACAACAAATTACAAAGAAGCCATAGAATTATATAATGAAATATTACAATGGTGTGTAGATAAGAATGATATATACAATCAGAGGAAAATAATGAAAAAGATTATGAATGTAGCTATAAATAGTAAAGACTACAAGCTAGAAGAAGAGTATATATTAAAACTTGCAGGTTTAATAAATAATACTGAAGATATTATTTATAGTGATTATTCTTATTATGTTTTAGAAACGGTAAAATCAGAAGTGTCTATCGAAAGAGAGAAACATAAAAATAAATTTATTTTTAAGGTTTTATCTTTAACTTTAGTGTCTAGTTTAATAATTTTCTTAATATCATATACAAAAATAAAAAAATTAAGAGTACAGAATCAGAAAGATGGGCTAACAAAATCCTATAATAGATTTTATTTTAACGAATTATATGAGAGTTTTATAAGGGAAGATACTAACTTTTCTATAATGATGATTGATATAGATAATTTTAAAAGTTTAAATGATACATATGGGCATCAGTTTGGAGATACTGTTCTTATAAATGTATGCAATACTATTTCAAAAATAATTGATAAAGATAGTAAACTTTGCAGATATGGAGGAGAGGAATTTGTAGTAGTTTCATCTAACAAGTCAAGACAAGAATTAGAAGAAATATCAGAAAAGATAAGAGTAGAAGTTGAGAAAATTGCATTTCAACAAAATGTAAAAGTCACACTTAGTATAGGAGTTGCAATGTCTTGTGATAATAAGGAAGATACTTTAAATGTAGCAGATAAAAATTTATATATTGCAAAAACAACTGGAAAAAACAAAGTCGTTTTTGAACACTAA
- a CDS encoding histidine phosphatase family protein — MSIHEKRLGNKNVNDLMTCNKQGKINLYLMRHGETIINRAHRTQGWCDGVLTESGIEVAINAGVGLRDIKFDAVYSSDLGRAVKTATIVINENKANEKIKLQELEGLREVYFGKYEGELESVMFNDIMSYLKVSSFKEAEEKYDFQKEYCDTCALLDETKEAENYETAIKRVMKSISEICDAHSEKDECNVLLVIHGGILRLIIDYLDKSLNIREINNSCICKVVYENGNLKVESVNDMSYSENGKRIRSIEEK; from the coding sequence ATGAGTATTCATGAGAAAAGATTAGGAAATAAAAATGTTAACGATTTAATGACATGCAATAAACAAGGTAAAATAAATTTATATTTAATGAGACATGGGGAAACAATAATAAACAGAGCTCATAGGACTCAAGGATGGTGTGATGGAGTTCTTACAGAAAGTGGAATTGAAGTTGCAATTAATGCAGGAGTTGGCCTTAGGGATATAAAGTTTGATGCTGTATATAGTAGTGACTTAGGAAGAGCTGTAAAGACTGCAACAATAGTCATTAATGAAAATAAAGCAAATGAAAAAATAAAGCTTCAAGAACTTGAAGGATTAAGGGAAGTATATTTTGGAAAGTATGAAGGTGAACTTGAAAGTGTCATGTTTAATGATATTATGTCTTATCTAAAAGTAAGTTCATTTAAAGAAGCCGAAGAAAAATATGATTTTCAAAAAGAATATTGCGATACATGTGCACTTTTAGATGAAACAAAAGAAGCAGAAAATTATGAAACAGCTATTAAAAGAGTCATGAAATCCATAAGTGAAATATGTGATGCTCACAGTGAAAAAGATGAATGTAATGTACTTTTAGTTATCCATGGAGGTATTTTAAGACTGATTATAGATTATCTAGATAAGAGTTTGAATATAAGAGAAATTAATAATTCATGTATTTGTAAAGTTGTTTATGAAAATGGAAATCTTAAAGTAGAATCAGTTAATGATATGAGCTATAGTGAAAATGGTAAGAGAATAAGAAGTATTGAAGAAAAATAA
- a CDS encoding AAA family ATPase, with translation MKKLIIINGTMGVGKTTVSERLYKSLENSFWLDGDSCWYMNPFVVNEENKKMVIENISFILNNFIKNSFSEYIIFNWVIQTDEIMNLVLDSLKLKGVDVHKITLMCSEEKLIERIARDISKGIRDSESIKRSVDNLRLYERMETLKINTDNKSVETIIEEIKKIIR, from the coding sequence ATGAAAAAGTTGATAATAATAAATGGAACCATGGGAGTTGGAAAGACAACTGTAAGCGAAAGGCTATATAAATCCCTTGAGAATTCTTTCTGGCTGGATGGAGATAGCTGCTGGTACATGAATCCATTTGTGGTTAATGAAGAAAATAAAAAAATGGTAATTGAGAATATAAGTTTTATATTAAATAATTTTATAAAGAATTCTTTTTCAGAGTATATTATATTTAATTGGGTTATACAGACAGATGAAATAATGAATTTAGTCTTAGATAGTCTTAAATTAAAAGGAGTAGATGTACATAAAATTACTCTTATGTGCTCAGAGGAAAAACTTATAGAGCGAATAGCGAGAGATATATCTAAAGGTATACGTGATTCTGAAAGTATAAAACGTAGTGTTGATAATTTAAGATTATATGAAAGAATGGAAACTTTAAAAATTAACACAGATAATAAAAGTGTAGAGACTATTATAGAAGAAATAAAAAAAATAATAAGATGA
- a CDS encoding acyltransferase: MKKERLLELDVMRGIAFLFIVLQHTIGGFSYRDDISFNNFIVSKFIYIGAETGVELFIFLTAASLIYTYINKFDIKDFYIKKLKFLVLPFVIWSIIIMINNGQTLNVQSILVIFTGDAQYHLWYMGMILRIYLYFPIILWITKKVLKQNIYIKSGVFILLAYLYSYVLNHYGIAGFVIEHLFKNPSDLEKKLVNISPIFYYFYFVIGVYAICNYKKFKEKVLKFKYLISVVYIITFGFYFYIAVTERYSLGLPVLKSSIEMSILYRTMSILFFYLVSCIIAEKFSIMLNILTVISRYSFPAYLIHVMILNRLTLYVATGPHIIYYLRYFFMVSSISIAISWLINYIPYSEYIIGVRSKFKFNTGYRPIHFKQIGQ, encoded by the coding sequence ATGAAAAAAGAAAGGTTGCTGGAACTTGATGTTATGAGGGGAATAGCATTCTTATTTATAGTACTTCAGCATACAATAGGAGGTTTTTCCTATAGAGATGATATATCATTTAACAATTTTATTGTATCAAAGTTTATATATATAGGAGCAGAAACAGGTGTTGAACTATTTATATTTTTAACTGCTGCAAGTCTTATTTACACATATATAAATAAATTTGATATAAAGGATTTTTATATTAAGAAACTGAAATTTCTAGTTCTTCCATTTGTCATATGGTCAATAATTATAATGATTAATAATGGACAGACTTTAAATGTTCAGTCTATTTTAGTTATATTCACTGGTGATGCACAATATCATCTGTGGTATATGGGAATGATTTTAAGGATATATTTGTATTTTCCTATAATTTTGTGGATTACTAAAAAAGTATTGAAACAAAATATATATATTAAAAGTGGAGTATTTATATTGTTAGCTTATTTATATAGTTATGTACTTAATCATTATGGTATAGCTGGATTTGTAATTGAACATTTATTTAAAAATCCAAGTGATTTGGAAAAGAAGCTTGTAAATATATCGCCTATTTTTTATTATTTCTATTTTGTTATAGGAGTTTACGCTATCTGCAATTATAAGAAATTCAAAGAAAAAGTATTAAAGTTTAAGTATTTAATAAGTGTTGTTTATATTATTACTTTTGGATTTTATTTTTATATAGCAGTAACTGAAAGGTATAGTCTTGGACTTCCTGTTTTGAAAAGCAGTATAGAAATGAGTATTTTATACAGAACAATGTCTATCTTGTTTTTTTATCTTGTTTCATGCATTATAGCAGAGAAGTTTAGTATTATGCTAAACATATTGACAGTAATAAGCAGATACTCTTTTCCGGCATATCTTATTCATGTTATGATACTAAACAGGCTTACATTATATGTTGCCACTGGTCCACATATAATATATTATTTAAGATATTTCTTTATGGTATCATCTATAAGTATAGCTATAAGTTGGTTGATTAATTATATACCTTATAGTGAATATATAATAGGAGTAAGATCAAAATTTAAATTTAATACGGGTTACAGGCCTATTCATTTCAAGCAAATTGGACAGTAG
- the abc-f gene encoding ribosomal protection-like ABC-F family protein, translating to MAVLLECKNINKEYGDNLILKDINLCIDDKERIGIVGSNGAGKTTLVNIICGVTESSSGKVIFHKDNLKIGYMKQSIDYKNIDENNTLSGGEKTKKALNEVLYGKNDVLIFDEPTNHLDYEGSVYLINKIKKFKGAVIIISHDRHFLDQCVTKIIEIDDKSVQEYNGNYSFYRKVKIDEYENMLHLYNEQEKTKTQINKQIEQTKNWSGKAHRESRAKAIETGNKFGGKEFNRAKAKRMDKQIKSRIKRLEKIDTDGIKKPKEESKVFFNIDNTVKKGNTALYVKEISKSYGCKVIFEKSSFYIKQGEKVGLFGKNGCGKTTLIKAILGNIDYDGEVYLSKSSKVGYLSQDVIDLDDDISIIDLFDIKNNKEMGEIRTKLDLLGFHNESVYKKVACLSLGERMKVKLLIMMKQQCDILIMDEPTNHIDLHVREQLEEILMEFEGTLILVTHDRYMMEKTCDKLLVFDNNKITRYEYGLTEYLNLKSHSMSKVNEEKNNREKKEAQQRKLLIDNRITCVLSELSQCIPESEKYKKLEEEYKKLIEERKCILNFNNN from the coding sequence ATGGCAGTTTTACTTGAATGTAAAAATATTAATAAAGAATATGGAGATAATCTTATTTTAAAAGATATAAATTTATGCATAGATGATAAAGAAAGAATTGGTATAGTAGGTAGCAATGGAGCAGGAAAAACTACATTGGTTAATATTATATGTGGTGTTACTGAGTCATCTTCTGGAAAGGTTATTTTTCATAAAGACAATCTGAAAATAGGATATATGAAGCAATCAATTGACTATAAAAATATAGATGAAAACAATACTCTAAGTGGTGGTGAAAAAACAAAAAAAGCATTAAATGAAGTGCTTTATGGAAAAAATGATGTACTAATATTTGATGAGCCAACAAATCATCTTGATTATGAAGGATCTGTGTATCTTATAAATAAAATAAAAAAATTTAAAGGGGCAGTAATAATCATTTCACATGACAGACATTTCTTAGATCAATGTGTTACAAAAATCATTGAAATTGATGATAAATCAGTGCAGGAGTATAATGGTAACTACTCATTTTATAGAAAAGTAAAGATTGACGAATATGAAAATATGCTTCATTTATATAATGAACAGGAAAAGACGAAAACGCAGATAAACAAGCAGATAGAACAGACAAAAAATTGGTCAGGAAAAGCTCATAGAGAATCACGTGCAAAAGCCATAGAAACTGGAAATAAATTTGGTGGTAAAGAATTCAACAGAGCAAAAGCTAAGAGAATGGATAAGCAGATAAAGTCTAGAATAAAAAGACTTGAGAAGATAGACACTGATGGAATAAAAAAGCCAAAAGAAGAATCAAAGGTGTTTTTTAACATTGATAATACTGTAAAAAAAGGAAATACTGCATTGTATGTAAAAGAAATATCAAAGAGCTATGGATGCAAAGTTATTTTTGAAAAATCATCTTTTTATATTAAACAAGGTGAAAAAGTAGGGCTATTTGGAAAAAATGGATGTGGTAAAACTACTCTTATAAAAGCCATTTTAGGTAATATAGATTATGATGGAGAAGTGTATTTATCAAAGTCATCTAAAGTTGGATATCTTTCACAAGATGTTATTGATTTAGATGATGATATATCTATAATAGATTTGTTTGATATTAAAAATAACAAAGAAATGGGAGAGATAAGAACAAAACTTGATCTTCTTGGATTTCATAATGAATCTGTATATAAAAAGGTTGCCTGTCTAAGCCTTGGAGAAAGAATGAAAGTAAAACTTCTTATTATGATGAAACAACAGTGCGATATACTAATTATGGATGAACCTACAAATCATATTGATCTGCATGTAAGAGAGCAGCTTGAAGAGATTCTTATGGAATTTGAAGGTACTCTTATTTTAGTAACACACGATAGATATATGATGGAAAAGACTTGTGACAAGTTGCTTGTTTTCGATAATAATAAAATAACCCGTTATGAATATGGACTTACTGAGTATTTGAATTTAAAAAGTCATTCAATGTCAAAAGTCAATGAAGAAAAAAATAATAGAGAAAAAAAAGAAGCACAGCAGCGCAAACTTTTAATTGATAACAGGATTACTTGTGTATTAAGTGAATTAAGTCAGTGTATTCCTGAAAGTGAAAAATATAAAAAGCTTGAAGAGGAATATAAAAAGCTCATAGAAGAAAGAAAATGTATACTGAATTTTAATAATAATTAA